The Microcoleus sp. FACHB-672 DNA segment CTTCATAATTATAACGTGTAACAATATGTGAAATGAACTAAGAATGGGTCGCTCAAAAGGAGGCCATTGATGGTAGTGCTCACCGACCGAGTCCAACGCAGGCTGACGATAGAAACCGGCGAAATTTCCCAGGACACAACAACGATACGCTCATTAGACTGGGAGCGTGATCGTTTTGACATTGAATTCGGACTGCAAAACGGTACAACCTATAACTCCTACTTAATTCGGGGTGAGAAAACAGCTTTAGTAGACACATCCCATGAGAAATTCCGCCAGTTGTATCTAGACACTCTGCGCGGCATCATAGAACCCGCTGAAATTGATTATGTGATTATCAGCCACACGGAGCCAGACCATAGTGGTTTAGTCAAAGATGTCCTACAACTGGCACCGCAAGCCACAGTTGTTGGTGCAAAAGTTGCTATACAGTTTTTAGAAGATTTAGTTCACCAACCATTTCAACGCCAAATTGTCAAAAATGGCGACAAACTCGATTTAGGCAATGGCCACGTTTTAGAATTCGTCTCAGCCCCTAACCTGCACTGGCCCGATACAATTTTCACCTACGATCATAAAACCCAGGTTCTCTTTACCTGTGATGCCTTTGGGATGCACTATTGCTCTGATAAAACCTTTGACGAAGATTTAGCAGCCATTGAAGAAGATTATCACTTTTACTACGAGTGTTTAATGGCTCCTAATGCCCGTTCTGTCTTGGGTGCGATGAAGCGCATGGCAGACTTGGGAGAAATTACCACAATCGCCACCGGCCACGGCCCCTTGCTGCGTCATAACTTAGTAGAACTCACCGGACGTTACCGGCAGTGGAGTCAAGCGCAAGCCAAAGCAGAAACCACGGTTGCTGTCTTTTACTTCTCAGATTATGGCTATAGCGATCGCCTCAGCCAAGCAATCGCTTATGGGATCACCAAAACCGGCGTTGCCGTAGAAATGATGGATCTCAAATTTGCCGAACCTCAAGAAGCCAGGGAACTTGTCAGTCAGGCAGCTGGTATCGTGATCGGCGCACCCCCAACCAGTGGCTTTGGTGCTACTACTGCCGAAGCTGCGATTAGTACCATTTTGGCAGCCGTTACTAACAAGCAAAGCATTGGTTTGTTTGAATCTGGCGGTGGAGATGATCTATCGATTTATCCCCTGCGGAGTAAGTTCTTGGAGTTGGGTTTAAAAGAAGCATTTCCCAACATTCTAATTAAAGAAACGCCGACAGAAGGAACTTATAAACTGTGCGATGAAGCCGGCACCGACTTGGGACAATGGCTCACTCGCGATAAAGCTATCAAGCAGATGAAGTCCCTCGATAATGAACTTGATAAAGCCTTGGGGCGCATCAGCGGCGGGCTTTACATTATCACTGCCAAAAAAGCGGATGCCAGCAGTGCTATGTTAGCCTCCTGGGTTGCTCAAGCAAGTTTCAAGCCCTTCGGTTTAACGATTGCCGTTGCTAAAGATCGGGCAATTGAAGCGTTGATGCACGTCGGTGATCGCTTCGTTCTTAACGTACTGGAAGAAGGCAAGTATCAAGCGCTGATGAAGCATTTTCTCAAGCGTTTTCCCCCTGGTGCTGATCGGTTTGCCGGCGTGAATACCCAGTCGGCTAGCAATGATTGCCCAATTTTAACTGACGCGGTCGCCTATCTCGAATGTCAAGTTGCCAGCCGCATGGAGTGTTCAGATCACTGGATTGTTTACGCAACAATTGATACGGGTCGTGTGTCCAATCCTGATGCGCTGCCGGCAGTTCACCACCGGAAAGTTGGCAATCACTACTAACTTTTTGCAACCCAAAGGAACACAAAGGTTGCCCCCAATTAGTCAGTGATATTCAGCCAATGGAGATCCCCCCAGCCCCCTTTAATAAGGGGGCTAGGGGAATCGAGCTTTATCCAAGAAATATTAGCTTTTGCGAACCTTTGCGGTTTTAGCCTTTAAATAAACTTACCCAACTTCATCTATGACACCCGCAAAACCTCGTGATGTTCAAGTTCTCGCAACCGGCGAAGATACCAGAGTGCTACGTTCGCGTACCTGGGAAAGACTTAAATTTGAAGTTGAATATTCACTTCAACGAGGCACAACGGCAAATTCTTTCTTAATTGAAGCGGAAAAAACCGCTTTAATTGACCCGCCGGGTGAATCGTTTACTGAAATTTATTTATCGGCGTTGCAACAGCGCCTTGATTTGAAAAAGCTGGATTATGTAATTTTAGGACACGTCAATCCTAATCGGGGCGCAACGCTGACAGCTTTGCTAAAATTAGCCCCTCAAATTACATTTGTTTGCTCAAATCCCGCTGCGATCGCTTTGCGTGCTGCTTTACCAGATCAAACCTTGAATATCAGGGTTGTGCGGGGGGAAGAAACTTTAGATTTAGGAAAAGGGCATGAGTTGAAATTTATTACGACTCCGAGTCCACGCTGGCCTGATGGACTGTGTACTTACGACCCGAAAACGCAAATTCTCTACACAGATAAGTTATTTGGGGCGCACGTTTGCGGCGATCAGGTGTTTGATGAAGGGTGGAAAATATATAGTGAAGACCGGCGCTTTTATTTCGACTGTCTCCACGCTGCACAGGCGCGTCAGGTAGAAAGTGCTTTAGATAAAATTGCAGATTTGCCAGTGCGATTTTATGCCCCATCTCATGGCCCTTTGGTGCGCTATGGATTGACGGAACTTACCCATCTTTACCGGCAGTGGAGTCAAGATCAAAAATCTACAGACTTGACAGTTGCCCTGCTTTATGCATCTGCCTATGGCAACACGGCAACGTTAGCGCAAGCAATTGCAAAGGGCATAACCAAAGCAGGCGTGGGCGTAGAATTAATTAATTGCGAAGCAGTTGAGCCGGCAGAAATCCAAGAATCTATCGAAAAATGTGCTGGATTTATTATCGGTTCTCCTACACTTGGCGGTCACGCCCCAACTCAAATTCAAACCGCTTTGGGGGTTGTGCTTTCTAACGCAACGAAGACTAAATTAGCCGGCGTTTTTGGTTCCTACGGCTGGAGTGGTGAAGCGATTGATTTGTTAGAAAGCAAATTACAAGATGCTGGTTATAAGCTCGGTTTTGAACCAATTCGGGTGAAATTTAAACCCACCGATGTCACGTTACAACAATGCGAAGAAGCGGGAACAGATTTTGCTCAAGCCTTGATAAAATCCCAAAAACTTCGCGCACCGAAACAGTCCGTAAACGCTGCCCAATCGGATCGTACCGCGCAAGCAGTCGGTCGTCTTGTGGGTTCGCTTTGTGTCGTGGCAGCCAAGCGGGGAGAAGTAACGAGTGGAATGCTCGCTTCTTGGGTATCTCAAGCAACGTTTAATCCCCCTGGGTTAACGGTTGCGGTTGCTAAAGATCGCGCGATTGAATCTTTGATGCACAAGGGAGACAAATTTGTTTTAAATATCTTGGCTGAAGGGAAGCAATTGCGGAAACATTTTATGAAGTCTTTTGCACCGGGAGAAGACCGATTTGCCGGCTTAGAAACAAAAGAAGCTCACAACGGTTGTCCTATTTTAGACGGCGCTCTTGCTTATTTAGAATGCACTGTAGATAATCGCATGGAATGTGGGGATCACTGGCTGGTTTATGCGGTGGTTGAAAATGGTCAGGTGCAGCAACCTGCCGGCATGACAGCGGTGCAGCAGCGCAAAACAGGAAGCCATTATTAGGGGCAAGGCTTCGCCAACCTAAAGGTAGGGGG contains these protein-coding regions:
- a CDS encoding diflavin flavoprotein, whose amino-acid sequence is MTPAKPRDVQVLATGEDTRVLRSRTWERLKFEVEYSLQRGTTANSFLIEAEKTALIDPPGESFTEIYLSALQQRLDLKKLDYVILGHVNPNRGATLTALLKLAPQITFVCSNPAAIALRAALPDQTLNIRVVRGEETLDLGKGHELKFITTPSPRWPDGLCTYDPKTQILYTDKLFGAHVCGDQVFDEGWKIYSEDRRFYFDCLHAAQARQVESALDKIADLPVRFYAPSHGPLVRYGLTELTHLYRQWSQDQKSTDLTVALLYASAYGNTATLAQAIAKGITKAGVGVELINCEAVEPAEIQESIEKCAGFIIGSPTLGGHAPTQIQTALGVVLSNATKTKLAGVFGSYGWSGEAIDLLESKLQDAGYKLGFEPIRVKFKPTDVTLQQCEEAGTDFAQALIKSQKLRAPKQSVNAAQSDRTAQAVGRLVGSLCVVAAKRGEVTSGMLASWVSQATFNPPGLTVAVAKDRAIESLMHKGDKFVLNILAEGKQLRKHFMKSFAPGEDRFAGLETKEAHNGCPILDGALAYLECTVDNRMECGDHWLVYAVVENGQVQQPAGMTAVQQRKTGSHY
- a CDS encoding diflavin flavoprotein produces the protein MVVLTDRVQRRLTIETGEISQDTTTIRSLDWERDRFDIEFGLQNGTTYNSYLIRGEKTALVDTSHEKFRQLYLDTLRGIIEPAEIDYVIISHTEPDHSGLVKDVLQLAPQATVVGAKVAIQFLEDLVHQPFQRQIVKNGDKLDLGNGHVLEFVSAPNLHWPDTIFTYDHKTQVLFTCDAFGMHYCSDKTFDEDLAAIEEDYHFYYECLMAPNARSVLGAMKRMADLGEITTIATGHGPLLRHNLVELTGRYRQWSQAQAKAETTVAVFYFSDYGYSDRLSQAIAYGITKTGVAVEMMDLKFAEPQEARELVSQAAGIVIGAPPTSGFGATTAEAAISTILAAVTNKQSIGLFESGGGDDLSIYPLRSKFLELGLKEAFPNILIKETPTEGTYKLCDEAGTDLGQWLTRDKAIKQMKSLDNELDKALGRISGGLYIITAKKADASSAMLASWVAQASFKPFGLTIAVAKDRAIEALMHVGDRFVLNVLEEGKYQALMKHFLKRFPPGADRFAGVNTQSASNDCPILTDAVAYLECQVASRMECSDHWIVYATIDTGRVSNPDALPAVHHRKVGNHY